In Pseudomonas putida, a genomic segment contains:
- a CDS encoding YMGG-like glycine zipper-containing protein, with protein sequence MRTFFPGSLALWLLAVPAVQAQSVTPLKGQSSQQMQLDINDCNTVATNAANSASTSSPHVGGRVKGAATGAVAGATAAQVRGNRHDEVYDRVGDDAKQEYRQNRAGDAAAAGAVVGASRQRQERREDRRNQGQAQASAHASAYTGCLQGRGYQVNP encoded by the coding sequence ATGCGTACGTTCTTCCCGGGCTCCCTGGCACTGTGGCTGCTCGCAGTGCCTGCCGTACAAGCTCAATCCGTGACCCCACTCAAGGGCCAGAGCAGCCAGCAGATGCAGCTGGATATCAACGACTGCAACACAGTAGCCACCAACGCCGCGAACAGCGCCTCAACTTCGAGCCCCCACGTCGGTGGCAGGGTCAAAGGCGCTGCCACCGGCGCCGTGGCCGGTGCAACCGCGGCCCAGGTGCGCGGCAACCGTCACGATGAGGTCTACGACCGCGTTGGCGACGACGCCAAGCAGGAGTACCGGCAAAACCGCGCCGGCGACGCTGCCGCAGCCGGCGCCGTGGTTGGCGCCTCGCGCCAGCGCCAGGAGCGCCGTGAGGATCGACGTAACCAAGGCCAGGCGCAGGCTTCGGCACATGCCAGCGCCTACACTGGCTGCCTGCAAGGACGCGGCTATCAGGTCAACCCCTGA
- a CDS encoding DUF3077 domain-containing protein: MADKAKPVTTAGVETFLDVGNPPLDLLRVQPGIPIDDAYEQVSILLGYIKHLVREGDMEDDHKLLGAADYLNALAKALMNDIEIAKNKH; encoded by the coding sequence ATGGCAGACAAGGCCAAACCCGTTACGACCGCCGGCGTGGAAACCTTCCTGGATGTCGGCAACCCACCTCTGGACCTGCTCCGCGTGCAACCCGGCATCCCGATCGATGATGCCTACGAACAAGTCTCCATTCTGTTGGGTTACATCAAGCATCTGGTACGCGAAGGCGATATGGAAGATGACCATAAGTTGTTAGGGGCTGCGGATTATCTCAATGCTCTGGCGAAGGCGCTTATGAACGATATCGAGATAGCCAAAAACAAACATTGA
- a CDS encoding acetyl/propionyl/methylcrotonyl-CoA carboxylase subunit alpha — protein MKKVLIANRGEIAVRIARACRDYGVASVAVYADADIDALHVRQADEAYALDGQRPADSYLNIDKLLAVAARAGADAVHPGYGFLSERADFARAVLDAGLIWIGPNPDTIDALGDKVQARRIALKVGAPLVAGTEDPVKDASEVLAFAEQHGLPIAIKAAFGGGGRGLKVAWKLDEVSDLYASAVREAVTAFGRGECFVERFLHRPRHIEAQIIADRHGRVEVVGTRDCSLQRRNQKLIEEAPAPYLDDALRQRIHDSARKICAEAGYVGAGTVEFLLSSDGTLSFLEVNTRLQVEHPVTEETSGIDLVIEQLRVADGLALSFQGTPAPRGHSFEFRINAEDAGNGFLPTPGAIERFQPPSGPGVRLDSGVVEGSRVSPNFDSMIAKLIVTGATREQAIRRARRALAEFGVDGVATVLPFHRAVMDHADFTADDTFSVHTRWIETDFAEHITIAPRAASTADAGVLRTFVEIDGKRHELGLPAGLLAGINLGGAVPVADTPASAEAVDERAVVTPVAGNLHAWVAEDGAQVEAGQVIAVMEAMKMETSILAPCAGTLKITEQPGTYYDARARIGHID, from the coding sequence ATGAAAAAGGTCCTGATTGCCAACCGTGGCGAAATCGCCGTGCGTATCGCCCGCGCCTGCCGTGACTATGGCGTCGCCAGCGTGGCGGTGTACGCCGATGCCGACATCGATGCCCTGCACGTACGCCAGGCCGACGAAGCCTATGCACTCGATGGCCAGCGCCCAGCCGACAGCTACCTGAACATCGACAAGCTGCTGGCCGTGGCGGCCCGTGCTGGTGCCGATGCCGTGCACCCGGGCTACGGCTTTCTTTCCGAGCGTGCCGATTTCGCCCGCGCGGTGCTCGATGCCGGGCTGATCTGGATCGGCCCCAACCCCGACACCATCGATGCCCTGGGCGACAAGGTGCAGGCCCGGCGCATCGCCCTGAAGGTCGGCGCACCGCTGGTGGCCGGCACCGAGGACCCGGTCAAGGACGCCTCTGAAGTCCTGGCCTTCGCCGAGCAACACGGCCTGCCGATCGCCATCAAGGCAGCCTTCGGTGGTGGCGGTCGCGGCCTCAAGGTGGCCTGGAAGCTCGACGAAGTCAGCGACCTGTACGCGTCTGCAGTGCGCGAGGCGGTCACTGCCTTTGGCCGTGGCGAATGCTTCGTCGAGCGCTTCCTCCACCGCCCACGCCACATCGAGGCGCAGATCATTGCCGACCGCCATGGCCGCGTCGAGGTGGTCGGTACCCGCGACTGTTCGCTGCAGCGGCGTAACCAGAAACTCATCGAGGAAGCCCCGGCGCCATACCTGGATGACGCCCTGCGCCAACGCATTCACGACTCGGCCCGCAAGATCTGCGCCGAGGCCGGTTATGTCGGCGCCGGTACCGTCGAATTCCTGCTGAGCAGCGATGGCACCCTGTCGTTCCTGGAGGTCAACACCCGCTTGCAGGTGGAGCACCCGGTCACCGAGGAAACCAGCGGTATCGACCTGGTGATCGAACAGTTGCGCGTCGCCGATGGCTTGGCGCTGTCGTTCCAGGGCACCCCTGCCCCGCGTGGCCACAGCTTCGAGTTCCGTATCAATGCCGAGGATGCGGGTAACGGCTTCCTGCCCACACCTGGGGCCATCGAGCGCTTCCAGCCACCGAGCGGCCCAGGTGTACGCCTGGACAGCGGCGTGGTCGAGGGCTCGCGGGTGTCGCCCAATTTCGATTCGATGATCGCCAAGCTGATCGTCACCGGTGCCACCCGCGAGCAGGCCATCCGCCGTGCCCGCCGCGCCCTGGCTGAATTCGGCGTCGACGGCGTGGCGACCGTGTTGCCGTTCCACCGAGCGGTGATGGATCACGCAGATTTCACCGCCGACGACACCTTCTCGGTGCACACCCGCTGGATCGAGACCGACTTCGCCGAACACATCACCATTGCCCCGCGTGCCGCCAGCACTGCTGACGCAGGCGTGCTGCGCACCTTCGTCGAAATCGATGGTAAACGCCACGAACTGGGTCTGCCGGCCGGCTTGCTGGCGGGTATCAATCTTGGCGGTGCGGTGCCAGTGGCAGATACCCCTGCCTCCGCCGAAGCCGTGGACGAGCGCGCCGTGGTCACGCCCGTGGCCGGCAACCTGCATGCCTGGGTGGCTGAAGACGGTGCCCAGGTGGAAGCCGGCCAGGTGATCGCGGTGATGGAAGCGATGAAGATGGAAACTTCGATCCTGGCGCCTTGCGCCGGCACGCTGAAAATCACCGAGCAGCCCGGCACTTACTACGATGCCCGCGCCCGTATCGGCCACATCGACTGA
- a CDS encoding carboxyltransferase domain-containing protein produces the protein MRFYPVSLDALLVELANLDETLALFDALQQAPIAGVEEIVPAARTLLVYFRPSAVSREALAAQIAGRDISATAREAGKLIEIPVHYDGEDLDDVARELGIGRDEVIRRHTGSDYSVAFCGFAPGFAYLSGGAGFVVPRRSTPRTRIPAGAVALAGGFSGIYPQASPGGWQIIGVTATRMWDLDRAEPALLQPGYRVRFVDAGPQAAVQVQVQAAAAPADSATDGHLEILSPGLQTLFQDLGRPGRAGQGVSASGALDRGALRAANRAVGNDPGSACLEVLMGGLSFICRGHTVAAVTGASTVIEVRTASGQVLRPALYAPFTLQAGDQVSLQAPSAGLRNYLAIRGGFSATPVLGSLATDTLAQVGPKAVAAGDRLGFNARVGGAAVSLDEQPAFAMPRSGEVVTLDVVMGPRSDWFTPQAQALLAEQQWQVTPQSNRIGIRLAGDQPLQRAIDGELPSEGTSVGAIQVPPSGQPVLFLADHPLTGGYPVIGVVAPYHLDLAGQIPVNAHIRFNPLGAFEPVRPAHSDEIQAR, from the coding sequence ATGCGTTTCTATCCGGTCAGCCTGGATGCGCTGTTGGTCGAGCTGGCGAACCTGGACGAGACCCTCGCCCTGTTCGACGCCTTGCAGCAGGCGCCCATCGCTGGCGTAGAAGAGATCGTGCCCGCGGCGCGCACGTTGCTGGTGTATTTTCGCCCCAGTGCGGTCAGCCGCGAGGCGCTCGCCGCACAGATTGCCGGGCGCGATATCAGCGCCACGGCGCGTGAGGCCGGCAAGCTCATCGAGATCCCGGTGCACTACGACGGCGAAGACCTCGACGACGTGGCGCGCGAGCTGGGCATCGGCCGCGACGAAGTGATCCGCCGCCACACCGGCAGCGACTACAGCGTAGCCTTCTGTGGTTTTGCCCCAGGCTTTGCCTATCTCAGCGGCGGTGCCGGCTTCGTCGTGCCCCGGCGCAGCACCCCGCGCACCCGCATCCCGGCTGGCGCGGTGGCGTTGGCCGGCGGTTTCAGCGGCATCTACCCGCAGGCCAGCCCCGGCGGCTGGCAGATCATCGGCGTCACCGCGACCCGCATGTGGGACCTGGACCGCGCCGAGCCGGCCCTGTTGCAACCTGGTTATCGCGTGCGCTTCGTCGATGCGGGGCCGCAGGCGGCGGTGCAGGTGCAGGTGCAAGCTGCCGCCGCGCCGGCCGATTCGGCCACTGACGGCCACCTCGAAATCCTCTCGCCAGGCCTGCAGACCCTGTTCCAGGACCTCGGTCGCCCTGGTCGCGCCGGCCAAGGCGTATCGGCCTCCGGCGCCCTGGACCGGGGCGCACTGCGGGCAGCCAACCGCGCCGTGGGCAACGACCCGGGCAGTGCCTGCCTGGAAGTGCTCATGGGCGGCCTGAGCTTCATTTGCCGAGGCCATACCGTGGCAGCCGTCACCGGTGCCAGCACCGTGATCGAAGTCCGTACCGCCAGTGGCCAGGTGCTGCGCCCTGCCCTGTATGCGCCGTTCACGTTGCAGGCGGGCGATCAGGTCAGCTTGCAGGCGCCCAGCGCCGGCTTGCGTAATTACCTGGCCATCCGTGGCGGCTTCAGCGCTACTCCTGTACTGGGCAGCCTGGCCACCGACACCCTCGCCCAGGTCGGCCCCAAGGCCGTGGCTGCAGGTGATCGCCTGGGTTTCAACGCCCGCGTTGGCGGCGCCGCTGTCTCGCTCGATGAACAACCCGCGTTCGCCATGCCGCGCTCCGGCGAGGTCGTCACCCTGGATGTGGTGATGGGCCCGCGCAGCGACTGGTTCACCCCCCAAGCCCAGGCGCTGCTGGCCGAGCAGCAATGGCAAGTGACCCCGCAGTCCAATCGCATCGGTATTCGCCTGGCAGGCGATCAGCCGCTGCAACGCGCCATCGACGGTGAGCTGCCCAGCGAAGGCACCAGCGTCGGCGCCATCCAGGTGCCCCCCAGCGGGCAACCGGTGCTGTTCCTGGCCGACCACCCGCTGACCGGTGGCTACCCGGTGATCGGCGTGGTCGCGCCGTATCACCTGGACCTGGCCGGGCAGATCCCGGTCAACGCGCATATCCGCTTCAATCCGCTGGGCGCCTTCGAGCCCGTGCGGCCTGCCCATTCCGACGAGATCCAAGCCCGATGA
- a CDS encoding putative hydro-lyase, whose product MNPFQQAREAAAAARARYRDGLVSPTAGHAPGLTQCNMICLPRAWAYDFLLFAQRNPQACPVLDVTEPGEHSTFLAADADLRTDLPLYRVWRDGQLVEEVSDARQLWAEHDDLVSFLIGCSFTFENDLLEAGIDVRHISEGCNVPMYRTHRACRPAGRLQGNMVVSMRPIPADRVADAAKITGRYPGVHGAPVHVGEPGLLGIADIARPDFGDAVTINPGEIPVFWACGVTPQAVVMASKVPFAISHAPGHMFITDVPDSHYHV is encoded by the coding sequence ATGAACCCATTCCAGCAAGCCCGCGAAGCCGCCGCTGCCGCCCGCGCCCGTTACCGTGATGGCCTGGTCTCGCCCACCGCCGGTCATGCTCCCGGCCTGACCCAGTGCAACATGATCTGCCTACCACGCGCATGGGCGTACGACTTCCTGCTCTTCGCCCAGCGCAACCCGCAAGCCTGCCCGGTGCTCGACGTCACCGAGCCAGGCGAGCATTCGACGTTCCTCGCCGCTGACGCCGACCTGCGCACCGACCTGCCGCTGTATCGCGTGTGGCGTGACGGGCAGTTGGTCGAGGAAGTCAGCGACGCTCGCCAGCTGTGGGCCGAGCACGACGATCTGGTGAGTTTTCTGATCGGCTGCAGCTTCACCTTCGAGAACGACCTGCTCGAGGCCGGTATCGACGTGCGCCACATCAGCGAAGGCTGCAACGTGCCGATGTACCGCACCCATCGTGCCTGCCGCCCCGCTGGCCGCCTGCAAGGCAACATGGTGGTGTCGATGCGCCCGATCCCGGCCGACCGCGTCGCCGACGCGGCCAAGATCACTGGCCGCTACCCCGGCGTGCACGGTGCGCCAGTGCATGTCGGTGAGCCCGGCCTGCTCGGTATCGCCGACATCGCTCGCCCCGATTTTGGCGATGCGGTGACCATCAATCCAGGGGAAATCCCCGTGTTCTGGGCGTGCGGGGTCACCCCCCAGGCCGTGGTGATGGCCTCGAAAGTGCCGTTCGCCATCTCCCACGCGCCAGGGCACATGTTCATCACCGACGTTCCCGACAGCCATTACCACGTATAG
- a CDS encoding LamB/YcsF family protein: protein MTAIDLNSDLGESFGAWSMGDDTAMLEIVTSANVACGFHAGDPAGILRTLEAAAARGVAVGAHVSYPDLVGFGRRNMNVPAEQLRADVIYQIGALQGLARSVGTQVSYVKPHGALYNTIAADPVQAAAVIQAVLRIDPQLKLVCLANSPLIGWATEAGLKCVAEAFADRAYTAQGTLVSRGRPGAVLHDAELIAQRMLRLVRDGEIEAEDGQVIRLQADSICVHGDSPDAVDIARSVKHRLLEAGATLRAFS, encoded by the coding sequence ATGACTGCCATCGACCTCAATAGCGACCTCGGCGAAAGCTTCGGCGCCTGGAGCATGGGCGACGACACCGCGATGCTCGAAATCGTCACCAGCGCCAACGTCGCCTGCGGTTTCCATGCCGGCGACCCCGCCGGGATCCTACGCACCCTGGAGGCTGCGGCCGCACGTGGCGTGGCCGTGGGTGCCCATGTGTCCTACCCCGACCTGGTCGGTTTCGGCCGCCGCAACATGAACGTGCCCGCCGAGCAGCTCCGCGCCGACGTGATCTATCAGATTGGCGCCCTGCAAGGCCTGGCCCGCAGCGTCGGCACCCAGGTGAGCTACGTCAAGCCCCACGGCGCGCTGTACAACACCATTGCCGCCGACCCGGTCCAGGCAGCGGCGGTGATCCAGGCGGTGCTGCGCATCGACCCGCAGCTCAAGCTGGTGTGCCTGGCCAACTCGCCGCTGATCGGCTGGGCGACCGAAGCCGGGCTGAAGTGCGTCGCCGAGGCCTTTGCCGACCGCGCCTACACCGCCCAAGGCACCCTGGTTTCGCGTGGTCGCCCTGGCGCCGTGCTGCACGATGCCGAACTGATCGCCCAGCGCATGCTGCGCCTGGTGCGCGATGGCGAAATCGAAGCCGAGGACGGCCAGGTGATCCGACTGCAGGCCGACTCGATCTGCGTGCACGGCGACAGCCCCGATGCCGTCGATATCGCCCGCAGTGTCAAGCACCGCCTGCTCGAAGCGGGCGCCACCCTCCGCGCATTTTCCTGA
- a CDS encoding NRAMP family divalent metal transporter translates to MTQTALEFSKARRSSLIAAIFMMATSAIGPGFLTQTATFTATLGAAFAFGILASILIDFVVQLNVWRIVTLTRMRASDLANAAIPGSGYLLAVLVIFGGLVFSLGNIAGAGLGLNALTGMDPKWGGALSALVAIGIFSSHRAGVAMDRIMIVLGTLKIGLIVFAACSTHPPLGEALRQAVWPDFVDFAAITTIVGGTVGGYITYAGAHRLLDKGTVGVENIEVVSKAALTGILVTGVARYVLFLAILGVVASGVVIDVSGQAANPAAQAFSAAAGNAGLIAFGLVLWAAGISSVIGASYTSMSFITVLSKQINERIRHRATVGFILVALAVYLTAGKPPAALLVFAGGFNGLILPLGLSIFMYVGWRRSDLMGGYHYPRWLLVLGVLTCLLSWYMAFKSAGAIFAFINAA, encoded by the coding sequence GTGACACAGACCGCTCTAGAGTTCAGCAAGGCCCGGCGATCGTCCCTGATCGCCGCGATCTTCATGATGGCCACCTCAGCCATTGGCCCGGGTTTCCTCACCCAGACCGCCACCTTCACCGCTACCCTCGGCGCTGCGTTCGCCTTCGGCATCCTGGCCTCGATCCTGATCGACTTCGTCGTACAGTTGAACGTCTGGCGCATCGTCACCCTGACCCGCATGCGCGCTTCGGACCTGGCCAACGCCGCCATTCCTGGCAGTGGCTACCTGCTGGCGGTGTTGGTGATCTTCGGTGGCCTGGTGTTCAGCCTGGGCAACATCGCTGGCGCGGGGCTGGGCCTCAACGCCCTGACCGGCATGGACCCGAAATGGGGTGGCGCGCTGAGTGCGCTGGTGGCCATCGGCATCTTCTCTTCGCACCGCGCCGGCGTTGCCATGGACCGCATCATGATCGTGCTCGGCACGCTGAAGATCGGCCTGATCGTGTTCGCGGCGTGTTCCACCCACCCACCGCTGGGTGAAGCCCTGCGCCAGGCGGTATGGCCCGATTTCGTCGACTTCGCCGCGATCACCACCATCGTCGGCGGCACCGTGGGCGGCTACATCACCTATGCCGGCGCGCATCGTCTGCTGGACAAGGGCACCGTGGGCGTGGAAAACATCGAGGTGGTCTCCAAGGCTGCCCTCACCGGCATCCTGGTGACCGGCGTGGCGCGCTATGTCCTGTTCCTGGCCATCCTCGGCGTAGTCGCCAGCGGTGTGGTGATCGACGTATCCGGCCAGGCCGCCAACCCTGCAGCCCAGGCCTTCAGCGCGGCGGCAGGCAATGCCGGGTTGATCGCCTTCGGCCTGGTGCTGTGGGCAGCGGGGATCAGCAGCGTGATCGGCGCTTCCTATACCTCGATGTCGTTCATCACCGTGTTGTCCAAGCAGATCAACGAGCGCATCCGTCACCGCGCCACGGTCGGTTTCATTCTGGTCGCACTCGCCGTATACCTGACAGCAGGCAAACCGCCCGCGGCACTGCTGGTGTTCGCCGGTGGCTTCAACGGCCTGATCCTGCCGCTGGGCCTGAGCATCTTCATGTACGTCGGCTGGCGCCGCTCCGACCTGATGGGCGGCTACCACTACCCGCGCTGGCTGCTGGTACTGGGCGTGCTGACCTGCCTGTTGTCGTGGTACATGGCATTCAAATCGGCCGGTGCCATCTTCGCCTTCATCAACGCAGCCTGA
- a CDS encoding GntR family transcriptional regulator, whose translation MLVEGELVPGQRLSEAALAETLQISRNTLREAFRVLTREGLLKHEPNRGVTVAEPDMASIIDIYRVRRFIECKAIAQGFPLHPGTLHMREAVEAGMQAREAKDWVGVGTANMLFHRAVVELADSPRLLVFYGQISAELRLAFGVLNDPEFLHLPYLDMNAAILRCVEEGRSEEATRMLENYLVQSERIVLAAYERRVKR comes from the coding sequence ATGCTGGTCGAAGGCGAGCTGGTGCCGGGGCAACGCCTTTCCGAGGCGGCGCTGGCCGAGACCTTGCAAATTTCCCGGAACACGCTGCGCGAGGCGTTCCGTGTATTGACGCGCGAAGGCCTGCTCAAGCACGAACCCAATCGCGGCGTGACCGTCGCCGAGCCGGACATGGCGTCGATCATTGACATCTACCGCGTTCGTCGCTTCATCGAGTGCAAGGCCATCGCCCAGGGGTTTCCTTTGCATCCCGGGACGCTGCACATGCGCGAGGCGGTGGAGGCGGGCATGCAGGCGCGCGAAGCCAAGGACTGGGTCGGCGTGGGTACGGCGAACATGCTGTTCCACCGGGCTGTCGTCGAGTTGGCCGACAGCCCCCGGTTGCTGGTGTTCTATGGGCAGATCTCGGCCGAACTGCGCTTGGCATTCGGGGTACTCAACGACCCGGAGTTCCTGCACCTGCCTTATCTGGACATGAACGCGGCGATCTTGCGGTGTGTCGAGGAAGGACGGTCGGAGGAGGCGACGCGCATGCTGGAGAATTACCTGGTGCAGTCGGAGCGCATCGTGCTGGCGGCGTATGAGCGGCGGGTCAAGCGCTGA
- a CDS encoding gluconate 2-dehydrogenase subunit 3 family protein: protein MLDDDTSPARRDFLRKSLTLIPVVTLAGAGVPTATFAQTPASDAAAKPTAVPAQAAGEYQPTFFTPEEWAFVIAACDRLIPSDHVGPGAVELGVPEFLDRHMQTPYANGAIWYMQGPFLEAAPEFGYQGRLNLRETLRIGIKAFNGHCRKAFDGKAFAELSDAQQEDLLKAAEAGKLALDDISSKLFFSSLLAEVRNGYFADPSHGGNKNMGAWKMIGYPGMRADYMDWVTVRDKPYPFPPVDLAGRRG from the coding sequence ATGCTCGATGACGATACATCCCCCGCACGGCGCGATTTCCTGCGCAAATCGCTGACGCTGATCCCGGTTGTCACCCTGGCCGGCGCCGGCGTTCCCACCGCCACCTTCGCCCAGACACCCGCCAGCGACGCAGCGGCCAAGCCCACGGCAGTACCCGCGCAAGCGGCGGGTGAATACCAACCGACCTTTTTCACCCCAGAGGAATGGGCTTTCGTGATCGCCGCGTGCGATCGGCTGATTCCATCCGACCATGTCGGCCCTGGCGCCGTGGAGCTGGGCGTGCCCGAGTTCCTCGACCGGCACATGCAGACGCCGTACGCCAACGGGGCGATCTGGTACATGCAAGGGCCCTTCCTCGAAGCCGCACCGGAGTTCGGCTACCAGGGGCGACTGAACCTGCGCGAAACCCTGCGCATCGGCATCAAGGCGTTCAACGGCCACTGCCGCAAGGCGTTCGACGGCAAGGCCTTCGCCGAGCTGTCCGATGCCCAGCAGGAAGACCTGCTCAAGGCCGCGGAGGCCGGCAAGCTGGCGCTGGACGACATCTCCTCGAAGCTGTTCTTCAGCAGCCTGCTCGCCGAAGTGCGCAATGGCTACTTTGCCGACCCCTCGCATGGTGGCAACAAGAACATGGGGGCCTGGAAGATGATCGGCTACCCCGGCATGCGTGCCGATTACATGGACTGGGTGACGGTGCGTGACAAGCCGTATCCGTTCCCACCCGTGGACCTGGCCGGACGGAGAGGCTGA
- a CDS encoding GMC family oxidoreductase, with the protein MANAKPKVDAVIVGMGWTGAILAKELTDAGLHVVVLERGADRDTQPDFAYPKVVDELEGSVHRRYLQSLAQETVTARHNPGSTAVPYRQMGSFKPGTGVGGAGSHWSGCHFRALPEDFKLRSNVEQRYGAKFIPSDMSIQDFPITYEDLEPHFDHFEHVCGTSGKAGIIKGVRQPGGNPFEGSRSREFPLGPNPNYLGAEMFYKGAREMGWDPYPIPASNASGPYVNPYGCQMGPCNACGFCSDYGCLNYSKASPNISILPVLRQRKNFELRTHAQVLKVNLDSDGKKATGVTYLDAQGREVEQQADLVLLCAFSLYNVHLMLLSGIGKPYDPQTGEGTVGRNYSYQNLNRVVLFFDKDVQANQFIGIGGAGTTMDNLNGNQLDNASAGFVGGGIIWARQPGAGPVRGINVPPGTPNWGTAWKQAASDAFRHSFYFEVQGACMSYKQHYLSLDPTYKDAFGRPLLRMTFDWHDNEVKASQFLVGKALEMSKVLNPTALSGDAKKPGEHYNITKYQSTHTCGGAIMGSDPKTSALNRYLQSWDVHNVFAIGANAFPQNNGYNPTGMVGALAYWSAKAIREQYLKNPGPLVHA; encoded by the coding sequence ATGGCAAATGCAAAACCGAAAGTGGACGCCGTCATCGTCGGCATGGGTTGGACCGGGGCGATCCTGGCCAAGGAACTGACCGACGCCGGGCTGCACGTGGTGGTGCTCGAACGTGGCGCCGACCGCGACACCCAACCGGACTTCGCCTATCCCAAGGTGGTCGACGAACTGGAGGGTTCGGTGCACCGCCGCTACCTGCAAAGCCTGGCCCAGGAAACCGTCACCGCGCGCCACAACCCAGGGAGCACAGCCGTGCCTTATCGGCAGATGGGTTCGTTCAAGCCGGGTACCGGCGTCGGCGGCGCCGGCAGCCACTGGTCCGGCTGCCATTTCCGTGCGCTGCCGGAGGACTTCAAGCTGCGCAGCAACGTCGAGCAGCGCTACGGCGCCAAGTTCATCCCGTCGGACATGAGCATCCAGGACTTCCCGATCACCTACGAGGATCTCGAGCCGCATTTCGACCACTTCGAGCATGTGTGCGGGACCTCGGGCAAGGCCGGCATCATCAAGGGCGTGCGCCAGCCGGGCGGTAACCCGTTCGAAGGCTCGCGCTCGCGTGAGTTCCCGCTGGGTCCCAACCCCAACTACCTGGGCGCGGAGATGTTCTACAAGGGCGCCCGCGAAATGGGCTGGGATCCGTATCCGATCCCGGCATCCAACGCCTCGGGCCCGTACGTCAACCCGTACGGTTGCCAGATGGGCCCATGCAACGCCTGCGGTTTCTGCAGCGACTATGGCTGCCTGAACTACTCCAAGGCCAGCCCCAACATCAGCATCCTGCCGGTGTTGCGCCAGCGCAAGAACTTCGAACTGCGCACCCACGCCCAGGTGCTCAAGGTGAACCTGGACAGCGACGGCAAGAAGGCCACCGGCGTGACCTACCTCGACGCCCAGGGCCGTGAAGTCGAACAGCAGGCCGACCTGGTGCTGCTGTGCGCGTTCTCGCTGTACAACGTGCACCTGATGCTGCTGTCGGGCATTGGCAAACCCTACGACCCGCAGACCGGTGAAGGCACGGTGGGCCGCAACTACTCGTACCAGAACCTCAACCGTGTGGTGCTGTTCTTCGACAAGGACGTGCAGGCCAACCAGTTCATCGGTATCGGCGGTGCCGGCACCACCATGGACAACCTCAACGGCAACCAGCTCGACAATGCCAGCGCCGGCTTCGTCGGTGGCGGCATCATCTGGGCGCGCCAGCCGGGCGCGGGGCCTGTGCGCGGGATCAATGTGCCGCCGGGTACGCCCAACTGGGGCACGGCCTGGAAACAGGCGGCCAGCGATGCGTTCCGTCACTCGTTCTATTTCGAGGTGCAGGGTGCCTGCATGTCGTACAAGCAGCACTACCTGAGCCTCGACCCGACCTACAAGGATGCCTTCGGCAGACCGCTGCTGCGCATGACCTTCGACTGGCACGACAACGAGGTCAAGGCCTCGCAGTTCCTCGTGGGCAAAGCCCTGGAGATGTCCAAGGTGCTCAACCCGACGGCGCTTTCCGGCGACGCCAAGAAGCCGGGCGAGCACTACAACATCACCAAGTACCAGAGCACCCACACCTGTGGTGGCGCGATCATGGGCAGCGACCCGAAAACCTCGGCGCTCAATCGCTATTTGCAATCGTGGGACGTGCACAACGTGTTCGCCATCGGTGCCAACGCCTTCCCGCAGAACAATGGCTACAACCCGACCGGCATGGTCGGTGCGCTGGCGTACTGGTCGGCCAAGGCGATTCGCGAGCAGTACCTTAAAAACCCTGGCCCGCTGGTCCACGCCTAA